The Thermoflexus sp. DNA segment AAAGGTCCCTGTGCGGCCCTTGTGATTGGGATCCTTAGCGTCCCACTGGGCCTTGAAAGTCGCCACCACGTCGTTGGCGTCCAGTTGCGCGCCGTTGTGGAATTTCACGCCTTTGCGGAGGTAGAACGTCCACACGGTGAGATCCGCGTTGGCCTCATATCGCTCTGCGAGAGCCGGCTCGACCTCCACCCCGCCGACTTTGTAAGACAGCAAGGATTCATAAACCTGCTCGCATGCCCGGAAAGTCTCGCCATCGGTCTCATCGGCGCACCAGAGAACCACGGGCTCGGCGTTCTGCATCCACACCAGCTCGCTCTTTCCGGGATCCATCACCGAGAAGCGCTCATTGTTGAGCGGGCTGGCATGAGCGCCCCGCACGCTGGCCTTAAAGGCGGCCGCTGAGACCCCATGGGCCAGGGGAACCATCGGAACGTGGCGTTTGATCAATTCATTCACCTTATCATAATGTTTCTGGCGCTGAGTGGGATCGCTCAGCTTGGCCGCCGCCCGAATCTCCTCTACCAAATCCGGGAAGAGCTGGCCGAACTGTTTGTTGGCCTCGTTCGCGAAGTGATAGTCGTAGAAGTTCGTGGCATCGGGATAGTCGGCAAGCCAGCCCAGCAGATACATCGGCTCATTGCCTGCCGCCACAGCGTCCAGGAAGGCCCCCGATTCCATCACCTTAATCTGAACCCGGATGCCGACCTCGGCGAGCTGGGCCTGGATGTCCTGGGCCACCTTGCCCGGCTCCGGGAGATAGCCGCGCACCACGTCGCGATAAGAGAGGGTGATATTGAAGCCGTTCGGGTAACCCGCCTCGGCCAGGAGCCGCTTGGCCTCCGCCGGGTTGTAGTCATACCACTTCAGGCCATCCGTATAGCCTGGCTTCAGGATCGGCGGCACGAACTGCTCCGCCACCATCGAGCCCGCGGGGTAGAAGTTCTTGACCAGACGGGCCCGATCGATGGCCATGGCGATGGCCTGACGGACCTTCTCATTATCCAGCGGCGGCTTGGTGTTGTTCAGACCGAGATAAGCGATGTTCAGCGGGGGGCGAATGTAAAGCTTCAGGTTAGGATTCGCCTCAATCGCCGCGAAGTCGTTGGGGTTCGGGTTATCGATCCCATCCACCGTCCCCGCCTGGAGCTCCAGCAGGCGTGCCGCGGCCTCCTTGGACCAGCGGAAAATCAGGGTCTTGGCCTTGGCCTTCTCGCCCCAGTAGTCCGGGTTCGCCTCAAAGATGATGCGATCGCCCCGGATCCACTCCTTGACGCGATAGGGTCCGGTCCCGTTGGGTTTCTCACTCATCTTCACGGAATCGCCGCCGTTCGCATCTAGGTAGTCCTTATCCTGAATCGCAAAGGCGGCGAAGGCCACCTTGGATGGGAAGGCCGGATCCGGATAGCAAAGCGTAAAGCGGACTGTATATTGATCCACGGCCTCGATTGATTTAAACTCCCCTCCGTAATTGCAGTCCGGCGCTTCGACTTTCAGCGGTTGGAACGCAGGAGTAGGAGTGGCTGCAGGGGGCGGAGTCGGCGAGGGGGGCGGAACCGTAGCGGTCGGTGTGGGAGCGGCCCCGGGCGCACATGCAGCCAGCGCCAGGGCGAGCAGAACCCCCATGGAAATAAGACCCTTCCGACGCATGGCTTCTCCTCCTTTCTGGATAGGGGATTGAACAGCGGAAAGTCGGGAAGGGCTTCAGGCGAAGCCTGGTTCTGAGTATAGTCGGAACCATCGACTGCGTCAATCGGAAATCGCGGATCCCATGGGGCTTTGAGCGGGAGGCGAAGCATCTTTGGTCTCTTTCCTCAGACCACGGAGAGGAAGCCGCCTCGCCTTTCCGACTCCGAGCCCTATCGAGCCAGTCCAAAAGGGGGGCTTATGGGCCATGATTCCCACCCGCTGATCTATGCACATGAGGTTGGAGAATACGTGTTCTGTGCTCGGGCGTGGTGGCATCGACGTCAGAGCCATCCCTCCATCCGAGAGGAAGACCGGAGGGCCGGCCGTCGTTTCCATACACGCTTCGAGCAGCAACGTCGATGGGGAGGTTATCTGATCGCCCTGTCCATCCTCCTGGCGATCGCGGGCATGGTCCTCCTGTTCGGTGCCCTGGCTTTCCGCCTGTAACGCGCGCACGCGCCCGCGATCGATCTCCCCATCCCCCAACGCGAAGCGGGGCTGCTTCCGGAGCTGGGGGCCGGGCCCGCCAGGAGGATTCCCTCTCATACCATGCGTCTTCCTGACCATGCCGGAAATGCAAGGAATGATCCATCCTCCCCCAAGGGATCCGGGGGCGGGATCGGAATCAACGCCCCCAGAGCAACCCACCCCACACCGACGCGAACAGAAGCACGCTGATATAGGCGTTGACATTAAAGAACGCCACATTCACTCGGGAAAGATCCGTGGGAGAAACCAG contains these protein-coding regions:
- a CDS encoding ABC transporter substrate-binding protein, with protein sequence MRRKGLISMGVLLALALAACAPGAAPTPTATVPPPSPTPPPAATPTPAFQPLKVEAPDCNYGGEFKSIEAVDQYTVRFTLCYPDPAFPSKVAFAAFAIQDKDYLDANGGDSVKMSEKPNGTGPYRVKEWIRGDRIIFEANPDYWGEKAKAKTLIFRWSKEAAARLLELQAGTVDGIDNPNPNDFAAIEANPNLKLYIRPPLNIAYLGLNNTKPPLDNEKVRQAIAMAIDRARLVKNFYPAGSMVAEQFVPPILKPGYTDGLKWYDYNPAEAKRLLAEAGYPNGFNITLSYRDVVRGYLPEPGKVAQDIQAQLAEVGIRVQIKVMESGAFLDAVAAGNEPMYLLGWLADYPDATNFYDYHFANEANKQFGQLFPDLVEEIRAAAKLSDPTQRQKHYDKVNELIKRHVPMVPLAHGVSAAAFKASVRGAHASPLNNERFSVMDPGKSELVWMQNAEPVVLWCADETDGETFRACEQVYESLLSYKVGGVEVEPALAERYEANADLTVWTFYLRKGVKFHNGAQLDANDVVATFKAQWDAKDPNHKGRTGTFEYFNAFFGAFLNAKK